From the Streptomyces syringium genome, one window contains:
- a CDS encoding MFS transporter: MTTVGPARADKPQEPDDRGDGVPSRIGDAEAEPGAGDNRPPAPWWRRAGRWALARPVATTLIVAAVLHVMWFWLFANSGGDLAAQDAWAEFALQHPDSAYNLAWYGGMHPVSYSVISPYLMALLGVRSTMMIAGTLSAGLIAMLLVRSRSVRHPLWPAMYGTFALTCNAISGRVTFGLGMMFGLAAVAVIFAWPVRWRSEGKYRWGRAALAGLLAGLATASSPVAGLFVGIVAAALFLSGRRPAAYALGVTPVVVVGLSAWLFPFSGQQPMAFTSAILPLLSGVFGLVFAPKHWRTVRIVSALYVLGVVLVWVIPSQIGTNISRLGMVFGGVVLVAALPELKVPSRSQLLTAGRTWSAVVLALVTITAWQSTNSISDIVHTTPAASWAREVAPLVDRLQRVEAERGRVEVVPARSHREASALSPYVNLARGWNRQADMKRNPLFYDRPSRLNATTYRAWLDRWAVRHVVLPIDEPDHAAVDEAKLVAGGLPYLRKVWSDDHWRLYEVQDPKPIADPPAMVARTDADGMTITVNNAGRVLIRIPYSPWLALIDEDGKTVQPPRIGPKGEPPVNVNGCLTKHPERAGEDEPEDNWTVLHAPHAGTYRIAAPYKLPRGTGCPDDLK; this comes from the coding sequence GTGACCACCGTGGGGCCGGCGCGTGCCGACAAGCCGCAGGAACCGGACGACAGGGGCGATGGCGTCCCGTCCCGGATAGGGGACGCGGAAGCGGAGCCCGGCGCCGGTGACAACCGCCCGCCCGCGCCCTGGTGGCGCCGTGCGGGCCGGTGGGCGCTGGCGCGTCCCGTGGCGACGACGTTGATCGTCGCCGCCGTGCTGCACGTCATGTGGTTCTGGCTGTTCGCCAACAGCGGCGGCGACCTCGCGGCGCAGGACGCGTGGGCGGAGTTCGCCCTCCAGCACCCCGACTCGGCGTACAACCTGGCGTGGTACGGCGGTATGCACCCCGTCTCGTACAGCGTCATCTCGCCGTATCTGATGGCGCTGCTCGGCGTGCGCTCGACGATGATGATCGCGGGCACGCTGTCGGCCGGGCTGATCGCGATGCTGCTGGTGCGCAGCCGCTCCGTCCGTCACCCGCTGTGGCCCGCCATGTACGGCACCTTCGCGCTGACCTGCAACGCGATCTCGGGGCGCGTGACCTTCGGGCTCGGCATGATGTTCGGCCTGGCGGCCGTCGCCGTGATCTTCGCGTGGCCGGTGCGCTGGCGCAGCGAGGGCAAGTACCGCTGGGGCCGGGCCGCGCTCGCGGGGCTGCTGGCGGGGCTGGCGACGGCGTCGAGCCCGGTGGCGGGCCTGTTCGTGGGCATAGTGGCGGCCGCGCTCTTCCTGAGCGGCCGCCGCCCGGCGGCGTACGCGCTGGGCGTGACCCCCGTCGTGGTCGTCGGGCTGTCGGCGTGGCTGTTCCCGTTCTCCGGCCAGCAGCCGATGGCGTTCACGTCGGCGATCCTGCCGCTGCTCAGCGGCGTCTTCGGGCTCGTCTTCGCGCCCAAGCACTGGCGCACGGTCCGGATCGTCTCGGCCCTGTACGTGCTGGGTGTGGTGCTGGTCTGGGTGATCCCCTCCCAGATCGGCACCAACATCTCCCGGCTCGGCATGGTCTTCGGCGGTGTGGTGCTGGTCGCCGCGCTGCCGGAACTGAAGGTGCCGTCCCGCTCCCAGCTGCTGACCGCGGGCCGCACGTGGTCCGCGGTGGTCCTCGCGCTCGTGACGATCACGGCCTGGCAGTCCACCAACTCCATCAGCGACATCGTGCACACCACCCCCGCCGCGTCCTGGGCCCGCGAGGTGGCACCGCTGGTGGACAGGCTGCAGCGGGTCGAGGCCGAGCGCGGCCGGGTCGAGGTCGTCCCCGCCCGCAGCCACCGCGAGGCATCGGCCCTCTCCCCGTACGTGAACCTGGCGCGCGGCTGGAACCGCCAGGCCGACATGAAGCGCAACCCCCTCTTCTACGACCGGCCCAGCAGGCTGAACGCCACCACCTACCGCGCCTGGCTCGACCGCTGGGCGGTGCGCCACGTGGTGCTGCCCATCGACGAGCCGGACCACGCGGCCGTCGACGAGGCCAAGCTGGTCGCCGGGGGACTGCCGTACCTGCGCAAGGTGTGGTCCGACGATCACTGGCGGCTGTACGAGGTGCAGGACCCCAAGCCCATCGCCGATCCCCCGGCGATGGTGGCGCGCACGGACGCGGACGGCATGACGATCACCGTGAACAACGCGGGCCGGGTGCTGATCCGCATTCCGTACTCGCCCTGGCTGGCGCTGATCGACGAGGACGGCAAGACCGTCCAGCCGCCGCGGATCGGCCCGAAGGGCGAGCCGCCGGTCAACGTCAACGGCTGTCTGACCAAGCACCCCGAGCGGGCGGGCGAGGACGAGCCGGAGGACAACTGGACGGTCCTGCACGCGCCGCACGCCGGTACGTACCGGATCGCGGCCCCGTACAAGCTGCCGCGCGGCACGGGCTGCCCGGACGACCTGAAGTAG
- a CDS encoding D-alanyl-D-alanine carboxypeptidase family protein: protein MESDAKSEAEPGDKSEAKPEVKEPAEAAAGNDRLKAAVAAWVANADDSEGADDTDGSDGGESGKPRESATSGKSTDKPAAGSDEKPADKPAETSAAKPAAKPAAKPVSEPAAEKSGEEAKAADAPAGKPVDRPTAAFGVVKPKNGTAKPAEAPAKKPADKSSDKPSDSAADPEAGKPADQPTAVFRTVKPKNGTAKPAEAPAEKPSGNEAEADKAADKPSGKQAATSGDQPTALLKAPAVPATGSAPAAGKARPKGAADSDSERTSQFVPLKSDAPDAPAAPAKPAIPVSVTPPTGVPKAPAEAERTKQTPLPPQSAAGAEPAGPAAPLDLLAQLTNTPPPPETPVRTAVRRVKIWTPLVALLLIIFCAVQAFRPLPDPTLKLTASKSYAFEGAKPSLPWPTEGQGHVEVSGLGTLGSFGEQKPVPIGSVAKTMTAYMVLKNHPLKLGENGPMIDIDAKAVSDAGKESEGESVLNTVKPGQKISLRDALSAVMIPSANNIARLLARWDSQSEEAFIKKMNETAKDLGMKNTTYTDASGLMETTVSTAEDQVKLGKKAMEIPALVAITKLPSWKDPSGTTHRNYNTLVPFDGAIGIKTGSTTKAGGNLLFAGQKEIGGTTQLIVAAVLGQHKAPIIDTVNAVSKKVLIAAQGELRDHKVVKKGDVVGRVDDGLGGTTPVVATKDVTAVGWSGLTVSLALNDAGRKLPHSAKAGTEVGLLTVGSGPGQVRVPVKLKKDLAEPSFGSKLTRLG, encoded by the coding sequence GTGGAGTCCGACGCGAAGTCCGAGGCGGAGCCCGGGGACAAGTCCGAGGCGAAGCCCGAGGTGAAGGAGCCCGCCGAGGCCGCCGCCGGCAACGACCGGCTGAAGGCCGCCGTCGCCGCGTGGGTGGCGAACGCCGACGACTCCGAAGGCGCCGACGACACCGACGGAAGCGATGGCGGCGAGTCCGGAAAGCCCCGGGAGTCCGCGACGTCCGGGAAGTCCACCGACAAGCCCGCGGCCGGCTCCGACGAGAAGCCTGCTGACAAGCCTGCCGAGACCTCCGCCGCCAAGCCCGCCGCCAAGCCCGCCGCCAAGCCGGTTTCCGAGCCCGCCGCCGAGAAGTCCGGCGAGGAGGCGAAGGCGGCAGACGCTCCCGCCGGGAAGCCCGTGGACCGGCCGACCGCCGCGTTCGGCGTGGTGAAGCCGAAGAACGGCACGGCCAAGCCCGCCGAGGCCCCGGCCAAGAAGCCGGCGGACAAGTCGTCCGACAAGCCGTCGGACAGCGCAGCCGACCCGGAGGCCGGTAAGCCGGCCGACCAGCCGACGGCCGTCTTCCGTACCGTGAAGCCGAAGAACGGCACCGCGAAGCCCGCCGAGGCCCCGGCCGAGAAGCCGTCCGGCAATGAAGCCGAAGCCGACAAGGCAGCCGACAAGCCGTCCGGCAAGCAGGCCGCCACGTCGGGCGACCAGCCGACCGCCCTGCTCAAGGCCCCTGCCGTCCCGGCCACGGGCAGCGCCCCGGCCGCGGGCAAGGCGCGGCCCAAGGGCGCCGCGGACTCGGACTCGGAGCGCACGAGCCAGTTCGTACCGCTGAAGTCCGACGCCCCCGACGCTCCCGCCGCCCCCGCGAAGCCCGCCATACCGGTCAGCGTCACCCCGCCGACCGGCGTGCCGAAGGCGCCCGCGGAGGCCGAGCGCACGAAGCAGACGCCGCTGCCCCCGCAGTCCGCCGCGGGTGCGGAGCCGGCGGGTCCGGCCGCGCCGCTCGACCTGCTCGCACAGCTGACCAACACCCCGCCGCCGCCGGAGACGCCCGTCCGCACCGCCGTGCGCCGGGTGAAGATCTGGACGCCGCTGGTGGCGCTGCTGCTGATCATCTTCTGCGCCGTGCAGGCGTTCCGCCCGCTGCCGGACCCGACGCTGAAGCTGACGGCGAGCAAGAGCTACGCCTTCGAGGGCGCCAAGCCGTCGCTGCCGTGGCCCACCGAGGGCCAGGGGCATGTCGAGGTGTCGGGGCTCGGCACGTTGGGTTCGTTCGGCGAACAGAAGCCCGTGCCGATCGGCAGCGTGGCCAAGACCATGACCGCGTACATGGTGCTCAAGAACCACCCCCTGAAGCTGGGCGAGAACGGCCCGATGATCGACATCGACGCCAAGGCCGTGTCCGACGCGGGCAAGGAGTCGGAGGGCGAATCGGTGCTGAACACCGTGAAGCCCGGTCAAAAGATCTCCCTGCGGGACGCCCTGTCCGCCGTCATGATCCCGTCGGCGAACAACATCGCGCGACTGCTCGCCCGCTGGGACTCCCAGTCCGAGGAGGCGTTCATCAAGAAGATGAACGAGACCGCCAAGGACCTCGGGATGAAGAACACCACCTACACCGACGCGAGTGGCCTCATGGAGACCACGGTCAGCACCGCCGAGGACCAGGTGAAGCTGGGCAAGAAGGCGATGGAGATCCCCGCCCTGGTGGCGATCACCAAGCTGCCGTCGTGGAAGGACCCCTCCGGCACGACCCACCGGAACTACAACACCCTCGTCCCCTTCGACGGCGCGATCGGCATCAAGACCGGCAGCACCACGAAGGCGGGCGGCAACCTGCTCTTCGCCGGCCAGAAGGAGATCGGCGGGACGACGCAGCTCATCGTCGCCGCGGTGCTCGGACAGCACAAGGCCCCGATCATCGACACGGTCAACGCGGTCAGCAAGAAGGTGCTCATCGCGGCGCAGGGCGAGCTGAGGGACCACAAGGTCGTCAAGAAGGGTGACGTCGTCGGCCGGGTGGACGACGGCCTCGGCGGCACGACGCCGGTCGTCGCGACGAAGGACGTCACGGCCGTCGGCTGGTCCGGCCTCACCGTGAGTCTCGCGCTCAACGACGCCGGCCGTAAGCTCCCGCACTCGGCGAAGGCCGGGACCGAGGTCGGACTCCTGACCGTGGGCAGCGGGCCGGGTCAGGTCCGGGTGCCGGTGAAGCTGAAGAAGGACCTGGCGGAGCCGTCGTTCGGGTCGAAGCTGACCCGCCTCGGCTGA
- a CDS encoding GOLPH3/VPS74 family protein, which produces MGRSRRTIPEELLLLALDPATGTTAQPQSLDLGLAGAQLVELALAGRIAPDGDRIAVVMPRPTGDPTLDSALELLRRRGSPVRAVHWIGGPRLGLRQTYLTHLERCGMVHAVAGQMCGVLPTTRYQATDTAISREIRTRLDSAIRTGVPPDPRTAALAALAHAVGLGKHLYPGNEGRSSRSRLRDLIRHDPMGGLVAHAVMDVQNGVAAQPRRAPATAGAGGGRAGGGSGRRSTSGRPSVESAGVPAQPAHQEAVMARAGAS; this is translated from the coding sequence ATGGGCAGGAGCCGCAGAACAATTCCGGAGGAGCTTCTGCTGCTCGCCTTGGACCCGGCCACGGGAACCACGGCGCAGCCGCAGTCGCTCGACCTCGGCCTGGCCGGGGCACAGCTAGTGGAGCTGGCTCTGGCTGGACGGATAGCCCCAGACGGGGATCGTATCGCCGTGGTGATGCCACGGCCGACAGGAGATCCGACGTTGGACTCCGCACTGGAGCTGCTGCGCCGCCGCGGCAGCCCGGTCCGCGCCGTCCATTGGATCGGCGGGCCCCGGCTGGGGCTGCGCCAGACGTATCTCACACACCTGGAGCGGTGCGGCATGGTGCATGCCGTGGCGGGCCAGATGTGCGGGGTGCTGCCGACGACTCGCTACCAGGCGACGGACACGGCCATCAGCCGGGAGATCAGGACCCGGCTGGACAGCGCGATCCGCACCGGCGTGCCGCCGGACCCGCGGACCGCGGCGCTCGCCGCACTGGCCCACGCGGTCGGTCTGGGCAAGCATCTGTACCCGGGCAACGAGGGCCGCTCTTCACGCTCCCGGCTCCGGGATCTGATCAGGCACGACCCGATGGGCGGACTCGTCGCGCACGCCGTGATGGACGTGCAGAACGGGGTCGCCGCGCAGCCGCGTCGGGCACCGGCCACGGCGGGTGCGGGCGGCGGCCGGGCCGGCGGCGGTTCGGGGCGCAGGTCGACCTCCGGCCGGCCCTCGGTGGAGTCCGCCGGGGTTCCCGCGCAGCCCGCGCACCAGGAGGCCGTGATGGCCCGTGCGGGGGCCTCGTAG
- a CDS encoding helix-turn-helix domain-containing protein — translation MASSVNPTVRRRRLGQELRKLRELKGMTAEEVAERLLVSQSKISRLENGRRSISQRDVRDLCGVYGVEDHRIVDSLMQMAKESRQQGWWHAFGDIPYSVYIGLETDASSLRVYEASLVPGLRQTPNYASAVTEGSWPEATAADVERRVQVRMRRQERITDPDNPLRLWAVIDESALRRIVGNRAIMREQMEHLVEFSLQPHITVQVLPYDVGAHPGMYGKFSILEFHDPQDASTVYLEGITSDLYLEKPNDVQTYSVMYEHLRMQALNAEHSRQFMSQVAEEWGS, via the coding sequence GTGGCGTCCAGTGTCAATCCCACCGTAAGACGGCGCCGCTTGGGGCAGGAGCTGCGCAAGCTACGCGAACTCAAGGGCATGACCGCCGAGGAGGTGGCCGAGCGGCTACTGGTCTCGCAGTCGAAGATCAGTCGGCTGGAGAACGGCCGCCGCAGCATCAGCCAGCGCGATGTCCGCGATCTGTGCGGGGTGTACGGCGTCGAGGACCACCGCATCGTCGATTCGCTGATGCAGATGGCCAAGGAGTCGCGCCAGCAGGGCTGGTGGCACGCCTTCGGCGACATCCCGTACAGCGTGTACATCGGTCTGGAGACCGATGCCTCCTCGCTGCGCGTGTACGAGGCGTCCCTCGTGCCCGGCCTGCGCCAGACGCCGAACTACGCGAGCGCGGTGACCGAGGGTTCCTGGCCGGAGGCCACGGCGGCGGACGTCGAGCGGCGGGTGCAGGTGCGCATGCGCCGGCAGGAGCGCATCACCGATCCGGACAACCCGCTGCGGCTGTGGGCGGTCATCGACGAGTCGGCGCTGCGCCGGATCGTCGGCAATCGCGCGATCATGCGCGAACAGATGGAGCACCTGGTGGAGTTCAGCCTCCAGCCGCACATCACCGTGCAGGTGCTGCCCTACGACGTGGGCGCGCATCCGGGGATGTACGGGAAGTTCTCGATCCTCGAGTTCCACGATCCGCAGGACGCCAGCACGGTCTACCTGGAGGGCATCACCAGCGATCTCTATCTGGAGAAGCCGAACGACGTGCAGACGTACAGCGTGATGTACGAGCATTTGCGGATGCAGGCTCTCAACGCGGAGCACTCACGGCAGTTCATGAGCCAGGTGGCCGAGGAGTGGGGCAGCTGA
- a CDS encoding DUF397 domain-containing protein translates to MAIHQGKTTWRKSSHSLANGDCVEVASPLPQAIAVRDSKDPQGPTLTFTPHAWSSFVTTVNDGSYDL, encoded by the coding sequence ATGGCTATTCACCAGGGAAAGACCACGTGGCGGAAGTCCTCCCACTCGCTCGCCAACGGCGACTGCGTGGAGGTCGCCTCCCCTCTGCCGCAGGCCATCGCGGTCCGTGACTCCAAGGACCCGCAGGGCCCCACCCTCACCTTCACCCCCCACGCCTGGTCCTCGTTCGTGACGACCGTCAACGACGGCTCGTACGACCTCTGA
- a CDS encoding SDR family oxidoreductase, protein MLLRGKTVLVSGVGPGLGGRVAAACVRDGARVVLGARTGANLARTAAAIDPSGERTAHLATDITDQAQCDALATAATDRFGRLDAVVHVAALDRHFGGLEDADFEAWREVLDVNLLGALRLTRACLPALGKRGGSVVLIGTQSSVAAPTQVRQTAYAASKGALVSAMYSLARELGPHRIRVNTVQPGWMWGPPVREHVRRTALSEGVPEEVVRARLTDRVALPDLATDGDVAEAVVFLASDRARAITGQSLLVNAGEVMR, encoded by the coding sequence ATGCTGCTGCGCGGCAAGACCGTACTCGTGTCCGGCGTCGGCCCCGGTCTCGGCGGGCGGGTGGCGGCGGCGTGCGTCCGCGACGGGGCCCGGGTCGTCCTCGGTGCCCGGACCGGCGCGAACCTCGCCCGGACCGCCGCGGCCATCGACCCGTCGGGCGAACGCACCGCCCATCTCGCCACGGACATCACCGACCAGGCGCAGTGCGACGCCCTCGCCACGGCCGCCACCGACCGCTTCGGGCGCCTCGACGCGGTCGTCCACGTCGCGGCCCTGGACCGGCACTTCGGCGGCCTGGAGGACGCGGACTTCGAGGCGTGGCGGGAGGTGCTCGACGTCAATCTCCTCGGCGCGCTGCGGCTGACCCGCGCCTGTCTGCCGGCGCTCGGCAAGCGCGGCGGCTCGGTCGTCCTCATCGGCACCCAGTCCTCGGTGGCCGCGCCCACCCAGGTCCGCCAGACCGCGTACGCCGCGTCCAAGGGTGCCCTGGTCTCGGCGATGTACTCGCTGGCGCGCGAGCTGGGCCCGCACCGCATCCGGGTCAACACCGTGCAGCCCGGTTGGATGTGGGGGCCGCCGGTGCGCGAGCACGTCCGGCGCACCGCCCTGAGCGAGGGAGTGCCCGAGGAGGTCGTCCGGGCCCGGCTCACCGACCGGGTGGCACTGCCGGACCTCGCGACGGACGGCGACGTGGCGGAGGCCGTCGTCTTCCTGGCCTCCGACCGCGCGCGGGCGATCACCGGTCAGTCGCTGCTGGTGAACGCCGGGGAAGTGATGCGCTGA
- a CDS encoding bifunctional FO biosynthesis protein CofGH, translating to MTSSAQGPEQAAPTANAMRRALRRARDGVALDVTEAAVLLQARGEDLADLCASAARVRDAGLEAAGRPGIITYSKSVFIPLTRLCRDKCHYCTFATVPGKLRRAGHGMFMSPDEVLDIARRGAEMGCKEALITLGDKPEDRWPEAREWLEAEGYDDTIAYVRAMAIRILEETGLLPHLNPGVMTWTDFQRLKPVAPSMGMMLETTATRLWSEPGGPHHGSPDKEPAVRLRVLEDAGRSSVPFTSGLLIGIGETYEERAESLFALRRVSRAYHGIQELILQNFRAKPDTAMRGMPDAELDELVATVAVARHIMGPSACLQAPPNLVAGEYARLIGAGIDDWGGVSPVTPDHVNPERPWPHIDELAEHSAAAGFELRERLAVYPEFIQRGEPWLDPRLLPHVRALADPATGLAREDAVIEGHPWQEPEDVFVAAGRTDLHHTIDTEGRTADRRDDFDEVYGDWEALREAAAPGMVPSRLDGDVKQALKQAADDPTRLTDAEALTLLHADGPALDALCRIADDLRRATVGDDVTYIVTRNINFTNVCYTGCRFCAFAQRRTDADAYTLSLSQVADRAEQAWQVGATEVCMQGGIHPDLPGTAYFDIARAVKERVPGMHVHAFSPMEVVNGATRTGLSIREWLTAAKEAGLDSIPGTAAEILDDEVRWVLTKGKLPTATWVEVVRTAHELGIRSSSTMMYGHVDQPRHWLGHFRQLTAIQQETGGFTEFVTLPFIHTNAPVYLAGIARPGPTTRDNRAVTAMARVLLHPHITNIQTSWVKLGAEGAAEMLRSGANDLGGTLMEETISRMAGSSYGSYRSIQDLVAIAEAAGRPSRPRTTLYGEVSEERQAAALASDGHLPDLLPVLGE from the coding sequence ATGACTTCGAGCGCGCAGGGACCCGAGCAGGCAGCACCGACCGCGAACGCCATGCGCCGCGCGCTCAGGCGGGCCCGCGACGGGGTCGCGCTCGACGTCACCGAGGCCGCGGTGCTGCTCCAGGCGCGCGGCGAGGACCTGGCGGACCTGTGCGCGTCCGCCGCGCGGGTGCGGGACGCGGGCCTCGAAGCTGCCGGCCGCCCCGGCATCATCACCTACTCCAAGAGCGTCTTCATCCCGCTCACCCGCCTCTGCCGCGACAAGTGCCACTACTGCACCTTCGCCACCGTCCCCGGCAAGCTGCGCCGCGCGGGCCACGGGATGTTCATGTCCCCGGACGAGGTGCTGGACATCGCCCGCCGCGGCGCCGAAATGGGCTGCAAGGAAGCGCTGATCACCCTCGGCGACAAGCCCGAGGACCGCTGGCCCGAGGCACGCGAGTGGCTGGAGGCCGAGGGCTATGACGACACCATCGCCTACGTACGGGCCATGGCGATCCGCATCCTGGAGGAGACCGGGCTGCTGCCGCACCTCAACCCCGGCGTCATGACCTGGACGGACTTCCAGCGGCTCAAGCCCGTGGCGCCCTCCATGGGCATGATGCTGGAGACCACCGCCACCCGCCTGTGGAGCGAGCCCGGCGGCCCCCACCACGGCTCCCCGGACAAGGAGCCGGCCGTCCGGCTGCGCGTCCTGGAGGACGCCGGGCGCAGCTCCGTCCCCTTCACCAGCGGCCTGCTGATCGGCATCGGCGAGACCTACGAGGAGCGCGCCGAGTCGCTGTTCGCGCTGCGCCGGGTCTCCCGCGCCTACCACGGCATCCAGGAACTCATCCTGCAGAACTTCCGCGCCAAGCCGGACACGGCGATGCGCGGCATGCCGGACGCCGAGCTGGACGAACTCGTCGCCACCGTCGCCGTCGCCCGGCACATCATGGGCCCCTCCGCCTGCCTCCAGGCCCCGCCCAACCTGGTCGCCGGGGAGTACGCGCGGCTCATCGGCGCCGGCATCGACGACTGGGGCGGCGTCTCCCCGGTCACCCCGGACCACGTCAACCCCGAGCGCCCCTGGCCGCACATCGACGAACTCGCCGAGCACTCCGCCGCCGCCGGCTTCGAGCTGCGCGAACGCCTCGCCGTCTACCCCGAGTTCATCCAGCGCGGCGAGCCCTGGCTCGACCCCCGTCTGCTGCCGCACGTCCGCGCCCTCGCCGACCCGGCCACGGGCCTGGCCCGCGAGGACGCCGTGATCGAGGGCCACCCCTGGCAGGAGCCCGAGGACGTGTTCGTCGCCGCGGGGCGCACGGACCTGCACCACACCATCGACACCGAGGGCCGCACCGCGGACCGCCGCGACGACTTCGACGAGGTGTACGGCGACTGGGAGGCGCTCCGCGAGGCCGCCGCCCCCGGCATGGTCCCCTCCCGGCTCGACGGCGACGTCAAGCAGGCGCTGAAGCAGGCCGCCGACGACCCCACCCGGCTGACCGACGCCGAGGCCCTGACCCTCCTGCACGCCGACGGCCCCGCCCTCGACGCCCTCTGCCGCATCGCCGACGACCTGCGCCGTGCGACCGTCGGCGACGACGTCACCTACATCGTCACGCGGAACATCAACTTCACCAACGTCTGCTACACCGGCTGCCGGTTCTGCGCCTTCGCCCAGCGGCGCACCGACGCCGACGCCTACACCCTCTCGCTCTCCCAGGTCGCCGACCGCGCCGAGCAGGCGTGGCAGGTCGGCGCGACCGAGGTCTGCATGCAGGGCGGCATCCACCCAGACCTGCCCGGCACGGCCTACTTCGACATCGCGCGGGCGGTGAAGGAGCGCGTCCCGGGCATGCACGTGCACGCCTTCTCGCCGATGGAGGTCGTCAACGGCGCGACGCGCACCGGCCTGTCCATCCGCGAATGGCTGACCGCGGCCAAGGAAGCCGGGCTCGACAGCATCCCGGGCACCGCCGCCGAGATCCTCGACGACGAGGTCCGCTGGGTCCTCACCAAGGGCAAGCTGCCGACCGCCACCTGGGTCGAAGTCGTCAGGACCGCACACGAGCTGGGCATCCGGTCCTCCTCCACGATGATGTACGGACATGTGGACCAGCCCCGCCACTGGCTGGGCCACTTCCGCCAGCTCACCGCGATCCAGCAGGAGACCGGCGGCTTCACCGAGTTCGTGACCCTGCCCTTCATCCACACCAACGCCCCCGTCTACCTCGCCGGCATCGCCCGCCCCGGCCCCACCACCCGGGACAACCGTGCGGTCACGGCGATGGCCCGGGTGCTGCTCCACCCGCACATCACGAACATCCAGACGAGCTGGGTGAAGCTGGGCGCCGAGGGCGCGGCCGAGATGCTGCGCTCGGGCGCCAACGACCTGGGCGGCACGCTGATGGAGGAGACCATCTCCCGGATGGCGGGCTCCTCCTACGGCTCGTACCGCTCGATCCAGGACCTCGTCGCCATCGCGGAGGCCGCGGGCCGCCCGTCCCGGCCGCGTACGACGCTCTACGGCGAGGTGTCCGAGGAGCGGCAGGCCGCGGCCCTCGCCTCGGACGGCCACCTTCCGGACCTGCTGCCGGTGCTGGGGGAGTAG
- a CDS encoding TIGR03619 family F420-dependent LLM class oxidoreductase has product MRIATTIFLTDETISPVRLARELEQRGFAGLFLPEHTHIPACRETPWPGGDPLPREYGRGLDPFVALAQAAAVTERLAIGTGVTLVAQHDPIVLAKQVASLDFVSDGRLTLGVGFGWNVEEAADHGVEWGSRRRLVRDRMALMRALWTEEPTAYAGEFGSVRASLAHPKPVRAPRSREGAEPLVGPRTLIGGGAGPGLFAHVAEYADGWLPVGGGGLGEALPALRRAWRAAGRPGEPVVVPYAVHPSAEKLAHLADHGIEEVVVGLPSADDAVVVRALDALAEFL; this is encoded by the coding sequence ATGCGGATCGCCACCACGATCTTCCTCACCGACGAGACGATCAGCCCGGTCCGGCTCGCCCGGGAGCTGGAGCAGCGCGGCTTCGCCGGTCTCTTCCTGCCCGAGCACACCCACATCCCGGCTTGTCGGGAGACGCCGTGGCCCGGGGGCGATCCGCTGCCGCGCGAGTACGGCCGGGGCCTGGACCCGTTCGTCGCGCTGGCGCAGGCCGCGGCCGTCACCGAGCGGCTCGCGATCGGCACGGGCGTCACGCTGGTGGCCCAGCACGACCCGATCGTGCTCGCCAAGCAGGTCGCCTCGCTCGACTTCGTGAGCGACGGCCGGCTGACCCTCGGCGTCGGCTTCGGGTGGAACGTGGAGGAGGCCGCCGACCACGGTGTGGAGTGGGGATCGCGGCGGCGGCTGGTACGGGACCGGATGGCCCTGATGCGCGCGCTGTGGACCGAGGAACCAACGGCTTACGCGGGGGAGTTCGGCTCCGTCCGGGCGAGCCTCGCGCATCCCAAGCCCGTCCGGGCGCCGCGCTCCCGGGAAGGCGCGGAGCCGCTCGTGGGGCCGCGCACCCTGATCGGCGGAGGCGCCGGGCCGGGGCTCTTCGCCCATGTCGCGGAGTACGCGGACGGCTGGCTGCCCGTCGGCGGCGGCGGTCTGGGCGAGGCCCTGCCCGCGCTGCGCAGGGCGTGGCGGGCGGCCGGGCGGCCCGGGGAACCGGTGGTCGTGCCGTACGCCGTGCACCCCTCGGCCGAGAAGCTCGCGCACCTCGCCGACCACGGCATCGAGGAGGTCGTGGTGGGGCTGCCCTCGGCCGACGACGCGGTCGTGGTGCGGGCCCTGGACGCGCTGGCCGAATTCCTCTAG